A stretch of Mercenaria mercenaria strain notata unplaced genomic scaffold, MADL_Memer_1 contig_3813, whole genome shotgun sequence DNA encodes these proteins:
- the LOC123526829 gene encoding uncharacterized protein LOC123526829, translating to MATAAPSTERVYLFRLLTLTVDCGTTVIRKIFDHRSSNAPLTVLLTNEKPTITRLKTQKAITNVQFDLLYPSSGQAPTSADFDLSLSICLLRNLRPCGLNRKFDWSSPPIPGDTSLEADICRLKTFRNELAHISTTTGISEATFLNKWADIEKVLCRLNASVPNPVQNLQQTIQDYKNSPLDPATEEKVEKEIEKWQEFEKELETKVQHVQEKMTDMKEDICAIKDDVADMKGNINDVKDNMDDMKGNVDLLNDDVNKVKNELEQLKSTKGGSEREVQGMPSIYQIKKGNVTFVIAVT from the exons ATGGCTACAGCAGCGCCATCAACCGAGCGGGTCTATCTTTTCCGCCTATTAACTCTAACTGTAGATTGCGGCACTACAGTAATTAGGAAGATATTCGACCATAGAAGCTCGAATGCTCCACTAACGGTGCTCCTGACTAACGAGAAGCCAACCATTACTCGCCTTAAAACACAGAAAGCAATTACGAATGTCCAATTCGACTTGTTGTATCCATCAAGTGGTCAAGCTCCAACGTCAGCCGATTTCGACCTAAGTCTTTCCATATGCTTGCTGAGAAACCTTAGACCATGTGGTTTGAATAGGAAGTTTGATTGGAGTTCTCCACCTATTCCAGGGGACACTTCACTTGAGGCAGATATATGTCGGCTGAAAACATTTCGTAACGAA CTGGCACATATATCAACAACAACAGGCATCAGCGAAGCAACCTTTCTTAACAAATGGGCTGACATCGAGAAG GTCCTCTGCAGACTGAACGCATCTGTTCCAAATCCTGTTCAAAATCTTCAGCAAACAATTCAAGATTATAAAAATAGTCCACTAGATCCCGCAACAGAAGAAAAAGTAGAAAAGGAAATAGAGAAGTGGCAAGAATTTGAGAAAGAATTGGAAACTAAAGTACAGCATGTGCAAGAAAAAATGACTGACATGAAAGAAGATATTTGCGCCATAAAGGATGATGTTGCTGACATGAAAGGGAATATTAACGACGTAAAGGATAATATGGACGATATGAAAGGAAATGTTGACTTATTAAATGATGATGTCAACAAAGTTAAGAACGAATTGGAACAATTAAAGAGTACTAAAG GCGGATCAGAGAGGGAAGTGCAGGGAATGCCGAGCATATACCAAATAAAGAAAGGTAATGTAACATTTGTGATAGCAGTCACCTAA